The Streptomyces sp. NBC_00224 genome has a window encoding:
- a CDS encoding L,D-transpeptidase family protein — protein sequence MTTVRGKSKFAYGAVVAMAVTGIGVLPAHAAPTPAKAPQQQSAVPTTNATTKAAASRSYTYLSFKINRKDTSNSRLSLVYVQVINPDKVRTYTVKTWRAGSGTGSTNSCLKNRGVLPSGDYKIRSFEAHKDGGPHGIHGLAWYVGEHTCKPHGTNRDALFVHSEMLPNGKPGRSEPYRWDGNSDYKSNGCIKLKPSDARDLAGFRSTYPHPGKLYVS from the coding sequence ATGACCACGGTACGGGGGAAGTCCAAGTTCGCGTACGGCGCCGTCGTCGCGATGGCCGTCACCGGGATCGGCGTCCTGCCGGCGCACGCCGCGCCGACGCCCGCCAAGGCCCCACAGCAGCAGTCGGCCGTGCCGACCACCAACGCCACCACCAAGGCCGCCGCGTCCCGCAGCTACACGTACCTCTCCTTCAAGATCAACCGCAAGGACACCTCCAACTCCCGGCTGAGCCTGGTGTACGTCCAGGTGATCAACCCGGACAAGGTCCGCACGTACACGGTGAAGACCTGGCGCGCCGGGTCGGGGACGGGCAGCACCAACTCATGCCTCAAGAACAGGGGCGTGCTGCCGAGCGGCGACTACAAGATCCGCTCGTTCGAGGCCCACAAGGACGGCGGGCCGCACGGCATCCACGGCCTCGCCTGGTACGTCGGCGAGCACACGTGCAAGCCCCACGGCACGAACCGCGACGCGCTCTTCGTCCACAGCGAGATGCTCCCCAACGGCAAGCCGGGCCGCAGCGAGCCGTACCGCTGGGACGGCAACAGCGACTACAAGTCGAACGGCTGCATAAAGCTCAAGCCGTCCGACGCCCGCGACCTGGCGGGCTTCCGGTCCACTTACCCGCACCCCGGGAAGCTGTACGTGTCGTAA
- a CDS encoding ribokinase, with the protein MYDYDLLVVGSANADLVVGVDRRPGPGETVLGSDLVVHPGGKGANQAVAAARLGARAALLARVGDDGHGRLLLDSQRAAGVDTVGMLVGGAPTGVALITVDPSGDNSIVVSPGANARLTPQDVRAAASLFQASRVVSAQLEIPLETVVETVRSLAFDSRFVLNPSPPGPLPAEVLAACDPLIVNEHEARFLLGASAGPAPEDWARALLLRGPRSVVITLGAAGALVAAGSTNSFVRVESPRVDAVDTTGAGDAFTAALAWRLSRGESLAEAAAFAARVGAAAVTRQGAQESFPTAEEVFAR; encoded by the coding sequence ATGTACGACTACGACCTTCTGGTCGTCGGGTCCGCCAACGCCGACCTCGTCGTCGGCGTCGACCGGCGCCCCGGTCCCGGCGAGACGGTGCTCGGCTCGGACCTGGTGGTTCACCCGGGCGGCAAGGGCGCCAACCAGGCCGTGGCCGCCGCCCGTCTGGGGGCGCGCGCCGCGCTGCTCGCCCGCGTCGGTGACGACGGGCACGGGCGGCTGCTGCTCGACTCCCAGCGCGCGGCCGGCGTCGACACCGTCGGCATGCTGGTCGGCGGGGCGCCCACCGGGGTCGCGCTGATCACGGTGGACCCGTCGGGGGACAACAGCATCGTGGTCTCGCCCGGCGCCAACGCCCGCCTCACCCCCCAGGACGTACGCGCCGCCGCCAGCCTCTTCCAGGCCTCGCGCGTGGTCTCCGCACAGCTGGAGATCCCGCTGGAGACGGTGGTCGAGACGGTCCGCAGCCTCGCCTTCGACAGCCGGTTCGTCCTCAACCCGTCGCCGCCGGGACCGCTGCCCGCCGAGGTGCTCGCGGCCTGCGACCCGCTGATCGTCAACGAGCACGAGGCCCGCTTCCTGCTGGGCGCCTCGGCGGGCCCGGCCCCCGAGGACTGGGCGCGGGCGCTGCTCCTGCGCGGCCCGCGCTCGGTGGTGATCACCCTGGGCGCGGCGGGAGCCCTGGTCGCGGCCGGGAGCACCAACTCGTTCGTACGCGTGGAGAGTCCGCGGGTCGACGCGGTGGACACGACGGGCGCGGGCGACGCCTTCACCGCCGCCCTGGCGTGGCGGCTGAGCCGGGGCGAGAGCCTCGCGGAGGCCGCCGCCTTCGCCGCGAGGGTCGGCGCGGCCGCCGTCACCCGGCAGGGGGCGCAGGAGTCCTTCCCCACCGCCGAGGAGGTCTTCGCCCGGTGA
- a CDS encoding MarR family winged helix-turn-helix transcriptional regulator → MSEDSVDRHVARWARELGPFDPVKEAIVIRLAILGRHLARTRRETLDCDGLRHGEFKMLLMLRRQGPPYTTSPSRLAELVGLTRGALSSRLGPLEQAGLLTRTTDATDRRRVHVQLTEAGHEALRGHLDSEGRGEDALLSVLDDDERHALAGLLRKLVVGVETGPGAA, encoded by the coding sequence ATGTCCGAGGACTCGGTCGATCGGCATGTGGCGCGCTGGGCGCGGGAGTTGGGACCGTTCGACCCGGTGAAGGAGGCGATCGTGATACGCCTGGCGATCCTGGGGCGGCACCTCGCCCGGACCCGCCGGGAGACCCTGGACTGCGACGGGCTCAGACACGGGGAGTTCAAGATGCTCCTGATGCTCCGCCGCCAGGGCCCGCCGTACACCACCAGCCCGTCCCGGCTCGCCGAGCTGGTCGGCCTCACCCGGGGCGCGCTGTCGTCCCGGCTCGGGCCGCTGGAGCAGGCCGGGCTGCTCACCCGGACGACCGACGCGACCGACCGCCGCCGGGTCCACGTACAGCTGACCGAGGCCGGGCACGAGGCGCTGCGGGGGCATCTCGACTCCGAGGGCCGGGGCGAGGACGCCCTGCTGTCGGTCCTCGACGACGACGAGAGGCACGCCCTCGCCGGTCTGCTGCGCAAGCTGGTCGTGGGCGTCGAGACCGGGCCCGGGGCGGCTTGA
- the rbsD gene encoding D-ribose pyranase: MKKTGILNRHLSGALAELGHGDQVLVCDAGMPIPPGPRVVDLAFRAGVPSFAEVLDGLLAELVVEGATAAREVHGANQSAACLLAAHFPRLELVAHDELKARSAGARLVVRTGEARPYANVLLRCGVFF; the protein is encoded by the coding sequence GTGAAGAAGACCGGCATCCTCAACCGCCATCTGTCCGGCGCGCTGGCCGAGTTGGGCCACGGGGACCAGGTCCTCGTGTGCGACGCGGGCATGCCCATCCCGCCCGGCCCGCGCGTGGTCGACCTGGCCTTCCGGGCCGGGGTGCCGTCGTTCGCGGAAGTGCTCGACGGGCTGCTGGCCGAGCTGGTGGTGGAGGGCGCGACCGCCGCACGGGAGGTGCACGGGGCGAACCAGTCGGCCGCGTGCCTGCTGGCCGCGCACTTCCCACGGCTCGAACTGGTCGCGCACGACGAGCTGAAGGCGCGGTCGGCGGGGGCGCGGCTGGTCGTACGGACGGGGGAGGCGCGGCCGTACGCGAATGTGCTGCTGAGGTGCGGAGTGTTCTTCTAG